In Sutterella faecalis, a genomic segment contains:
- the rsmG gene encoding 16S rRNA (guanine(527)-N(7))-methyltransferase RsmG — protein sequence MNSIAIDSSMLRAGLEAEGLSVDEKTIHSFLGYAALLLKWNRVYNLTAIRRPEEVLTHHLLDSAALVPWLRRVSPDAKNILDVGCGGGLPSVPVAILRPDLEVTGVDAVGKKAAFVNQAAIELGLRNLRARHSRVEKLQGEWDMITSRAFASLSDFVTLTRPLLSPGGRWLAMKGAKTEEEIAELPDGINVELLEPIDVPGLEETRHLIVLSQSLER from the coding sequence ATGAATTCAATTGCAATTGATAGTTCCATGCTGCGTGCCGGACTGGAGGCTGAAGGTCTGTCTGTCGATGAAAAGACCATCCATTCATTCCTAGGCTATGCGGCGCTTCTTCTGAAATGGAATCGCGTGTACAACCTGACCGCGATACGCAGACCAGAAGAAGTGCTCACGCACCATTTGCTCGATTCTGCGGCGCTAGTTCCATGGCTGAGGCGCGTTTCTCCGGATGCTAAAAACATTCTTGATGTCGGCTGCGGAGGCGGGTTGCCATCGGTGCCGGTGGCTATTCTTCGTCCTGATCTGGAGGTTACGGGCGTTGATGCTGTTGGGAAGAAAGCGGCATTTGTCAATCAGGCAGCGATCGAACTGGGTCTTAGAAATTTGCGTGCCCGGCACTCTCGAGTGGAAAAGTTGCAGGGTGAATGGGACATGATTACGAGCCGAGCTTTTGCTTCGCTCTCCGACTTCGTTACGCTGACTCGGCCGCTGCTTTCCCCAGGTGGTCGTTGGCTGGCTATGAAAGGCGCAAAAACAGAAGAGGAGATTGCTGAGCTTCCAGATGGAATCAATGTTGAGCTGCTTGAGCCGATTGATGTTCCCGGACTTGAGGAAACTCGACATCTGATAGTGCTGTCACAGTCCTTAGAGAGATGA
- a CDS encoding MarC family protein has translation MDFLPATLLSAFIYTFTTLVPVINPFSGAMFFVTLSSHLSDSDRAYVAGRIAIFSFVILVVCLFAGHLILGFFGISVGVLRCAGGLVLFAAGWNALNAPSHDEGSKEPPLALPRSRLKAMAFYPFTLPLTTGPGAIAVTVALGTTLPYTASNLGGTILAIFATVLVIWICFRYSDRVSRSVGAAGADALARIFAFILICLGVSIFWQGFSELWLQLGQQ, from the coding sequence ATGGATTTTCTTCCTGCTACATTATTGAGCGCCTTCATCTACACATTTACGACGCTTGTGCCGGTGATTAATCCGTTCAGCGGCGCGATGTTTTTTGTGACGCTTTCGAGTCACCTTTCTGACTCTGATCGGGCTTATGTTGCTGGACGTATTGCCATTTTTTCCTTTGTTATCCTTGTAGTATGTCTTTTTGCAGGACACCTGATACTTGGATTTTTCGGTATATCCGTCGGTGTTCTGCGCTGTGCAGGCGGGCTGGTGCTGTTTGCAGCCGGCTGGAATGCGTTGAATGCTCCATCTCATGATGAAGGATCTAAGGAACCGCCCTTGGCACTTCCGCGCTCACGCCTGAAGGCAATGGCGTTTTATCCGTTTACACTGCCGCTTACAACAGGCCCAGGCGCAATCGCTGTGACTGTGGCTTTGGGCACCACTCTCCCTTATACCGCCAGTAATTTAGGGGGAACGATTCTTGCTATTTTTGCTACGGTCCTCGTGATTTGGATTTGCTTCCGATATAGCGATCGCGTCAGCCGGTCAGTTGGCGCCGCTGGTGCAGATGCCCTTGCGAGGATCTTTGCCTTTATTTTGATTTGCCTCGGCGTGTCGATTTTCTGGCAAGGCTTCTCCGAGCTTTGGCTTCAGCTGGGTCAGCAATAA
- a CDS encoding ParA family protein, which yields MAQVFCIANQKGGVGKTTTTVNLAAALALRDRRVLLVDLDPQGNGTMGCGIDKREIECSVYQLLLGLKSFDDVVRRSETGGFDVLPANRELSGAEIELISIRERDQRLKKTLGPVMDRYDYILIDCPPSLSMLTLNALCFANGVIVPMQCEYFALEGLTDLVASIRRVHNEKNPGLRIISILRVMFDPRITLQQQVSEQLKKHFGDKVFNTIIPRNVRLAEAPSYGKPGVVYDRSSRGAMAYKAFADEIISRMEAKKKNG from the coding sequence ATGGCTCAAGTTTTCTGTATTGCCAATCAGAAGGGCGGCGTGGGCAAAACCACAACGACTGTCAATCTTGCGGCTGCTCTAGCGCTACGGGATCGTAGGGTGCTGCTTGTCGACCTCGATCCACAGGGCAATGGCACAATGGGTTGTGGGATCGATAAGCGGGAAATTGAATGTTCTGTTTATCAACTTCTCCTAGGGCTGAAGTCGTTTGACGATGTCGTGCGGCGTAGCGAAACAGGCGGATTTGATGTCCTCCCTGCTAATCGTGAGCTTTCAGGTGCTGAAATCGAACTGATCAGCATACGGGAAAGAGATCAGAGATTGAAAAAGACACTTGGTCCGGTCATGGACCGCTATGACTATATTCTGATCGATTGTCCGCCAAGCCTCTCCATGCTGACGCTTAATGCGCTTTGTTTCGCCAACGGCGTTATCGTGCCGATGCAATGCGAATACTTCGCACTTGAGGGGCTTACAGACCTCGTTGCCTCTATTCGCAGGGTTCATAACGAAAAGAATCCTGGGTTGAGGATCATTTCCATTTTGCGCGTGATGTTCGACCCTAGAATTACGCTTCAGCAACAGGTAAGTGAGCAGCTCAAGAAGCATTTTGGGGATAAGGTCTTCAACACGATTATTCCCCGCAATGTTCGACTCGCGGAAGCGCCGAGTTATGGCAAGCCTGGTGTGGTATACGACCGGTCCAGTCGAGGAGCCATGGCATACAAAGCATTTGCCGACGAGATTATTTCCCGCATGGAAGCGAAAAAGAAAAACGGGTGA
- a CDS encoding ParB/RepB/Spo0J family partition protein, translating into MNAVKKKEKGLGRGLDALFMGEVGPDALDEAVSERRLLEVETVHIHPGRYQPRTRMDEASISELADSIREQGLLSPILVRSLEDGDYEVLAGERRLRAAKLAGLEKVPVLLQNVDDEHALVIGLIENIQRENLNPIEEAQGLQRLISEFSFTHEDAAKAIGRSRPATSNLLRLLSLTDEVKSMVMQGVLEMGHARALLALSGADQITAAKTVVARSLSVRQTEDLVRRLLEGPLPQKKVVIKTRDSERLEEALAETLGAVVKLTANTKGKGKIVIEFSNLDQLQGIVDHIQK; encoded by the coding sequence GTGAATGCTGTGAAAAAGAAAGAAAAAGGACTCGGTCGCGGTCTGGATGCCCTGTTTATGGGGGAAGTTGGTCCTGATGCACTGGATGAAGCTGTAAGCGAGCGTCGACTATTGGAAGTGGAGACGGTACATATTCATCCCGGACGCTATCAGCCTCGTACTCGCATGGACGAAGCGTCCATCAGCGAGCTGGCCGATTCAATTCGAGAACAAGGGCTTCTCAGCCCTATCCTTGTTCGCTCGCTGGAGGATGGAGATTATGAGGTTCTCGCGGGCGAGCGTCGTTTGCGTGCGGCGAAGCTGGCTGGGCTGGAAAAGGTTCCGGTTCTTCTGCAGAACGTTGATGATGAACATGCGCTTGTCATTGGACTGATTGAAAACATCCAACGCGAAAACTTAAATCCGATTGAGGAGGCTCAAGGCCTGCAGCGGCTCATCAGCGAGTTTTCCTTCACGCATGAGGATGCTGCCAAGGCAATTGGGCGTTCCCGACCTGCGACAAGCAATCTCCTCCGTCTGCTTTCACTCACTGATGAAGTGAAATCCATGGTGATGCAAGGCGTGCTGGAGATGGGGCATGCACGTGCTCTCCTAGCTCTTTCCGGAGCAGATCAAATAACCGCCGCTAAAACTGTAGTTGCACGCAGTCTTTCGGTGCGTCAGACAGAAGACCTAGTGCGACGCTTACTTGAAGGACCTTTGCCTCAAAAGAAGGTCGTCATCAAGACACGCGACAGCGAACGTCTCGAAGAGGCTCTGGCGGAAACGCTCGGCGCCGTTGTAAAGCTCACAGCCAACACGAAGGGCAAGGGAAAAATTGTGATTGAATTCTCTAATCTGGATCAGCTCCAGGGGATTGTGGATCACATTCAAAAATAA
- a CDS encoding ATP synthase subunit I has product MMRVVLAQYVVAVLAALIGALFFNVDAGLSALLGGLSYAFMSTLLMLFLIMGRKMKISVGAGVMAMLLGEFVKILSVILLLLTVAQQYDALNWPAFLISLIAVVNSYFVLLFKKN; this is encoded by the coding sequence ATGATGCGCGTCGTTCTTGCGCAGTACGTTGTCGCAGTGCTGGCAGCCCTTATTGGGGCGCTATTTTTCAATGTTGACGCTGGATTGTCTGCTCTGCTTGGTGGGCTTTCCTATGCCTTCATGTCGACTCTGCTTATGCTCTTCTTGATCATGGGCAGAAAAATGAAAATAAGCGTTGGTGCCGGCGTTATGGCGATGCTGCTTGGCGAATTTGTAAAAATCTTAAGCGTTATTTTGTTGTTGCTCACTGTAGCTCAGCAATATGACGCGTTGAACTGGCCCGCTTTTCTCATCTCTTTGATAGCGGTGGTGAACAGCTACTTTGTGTTGCTGTTCAAGAAAAACTAA
- the atpB gene encoding F0F1 ATP synthase subunit A produces MAVESPSATEYIQHHMAHLQSMHQNVIVDFSVINYDTIFFSLAALLVVFFLLRMGAKKATSGVPGKMQCAVEMLVEMVDNQAKNIVHGDRTYIAPLALTVFCWVAMMNCIDLIPVDLFPWIAGFLGLDHLRPLPTADLNGTLGLSFGVLLLLFYYGIKVKSFSGFIVELFTAPFGKFPLLWPVNFLMNLIEYCAKFVSLGMRLFGNMYAGELVFFLIALLGGFMLDFALPGAAAAGLGQVIAGLVWWLFHVLIVLLQAFIFMMLTLVYIGQAHSSH; encoded by the coding sequence ATGGCAGTCGAGAGCCCTAGCGCTACTGAGTACATTCAGCATCACATGGCGCATCTGCAGTCAATGCATCAGAACGTGATCGTTGACTTCTCGGTCATCAATTACGACACGATCTTCTTTTCGCTTGCTGCGCTCCTGGTTGTGTTCTTCCTGCTTCGTATGGGAGCCAAGAAGGCTACCTCGGGCGTTCCGGGGAAGATGCAGTGCGCAGTAGAGATGCTCGTCGAAATGGTGGATAACCAGGCCAAAAATATCGTTCATGGTGACCGCACTTATATTGCGCCGCTCGCTCTGACGGTGTTCTGCTGGGTTGCCATGATGAACTGCATCGACCTGATCCCGGTCGATCTATTTCCTTGGATTGCTGGCTTCCTCGGTCTTGACCACCTTCGCCCTCTTCCGACGGCAGACCTTAACGGTACGCTCGGTCTTTCTTTCGGCGTTTTGCTTCTTCTCTTTTATTACGGCATCAAGGTCAAGAGCTTCTCCGGCTTTATCGTTGAGCTCTTTACTGCTCCGTTCGGCAAGTTCCCGCTTCTCTGGCCGGTGAACTTCCTGATGAACCTCATTGAGTACTGCGCGAAGTTTGTTTCGCTCGGTATGCGACTCTTCGGCAATATGTATGCTGGTGAGCTCGTGTTCTTCCTGATTGCGCTCCTGGGCGGCTTCATGCTTGATTTTGCTCTCCCGGGCGCTGCTGCTGCTGGACTTGGACAAGTCATCGCCGGCCTGGTCTGGTGGCTCTTCCATGTGCTGATTGTTCTGTTGCAGGCGTTTATTTTCATGATGCTGACGCTGGTCTATATCGGGCAAGCTCACAGCAGCCACTAA
- the atpE gene encoding F0F1 ATP synthase subunit C produces the protein MTNVALVAIACGIIIGLGALGACLGIALMGAKYLEASARQPELMEPLQTKMFLLAGLIDAAFLIGVGIAMMFAFANPFVG, from the coding sequence ATGACCAACGTCGCTTTAGTCGCTATCGCCTGCGGTATCATCATCGGCCTCGGCGCTCTCGGTGCTTGCCTTGGCATCGCCCTGATGGGTGCTAAGTACCTGGAAGCTTCTGCTCGCCAGCCCGAGCTCATGGAGCCGCTCCAGACGAAGATGTTCCTTCTCGCCGGCCTGATCGACGCGGCCTTCCTGATCGGCGTCGGTATCGCCATGATGTTCGCCTTCGCCAACCCCTTCGTCGGCTAA
- a CDS encoding F0F1 ATP synthase subunit B produces MNINASLFVQMVVFFLGAWVTMKYIWPPLIHAIEERQKKIADGLAAANKGEKALAVATEQGKAIEAAARARASTIVADGEKRALAIVEDAKAQATVEADRIIESAKAEAATQVQRARDQLRDQVAALAVQGAEQILAREVDKNVHAQLLDQLKAKL; encoded by the coding sequence ATGAACATTAATGCCTCTCTGTTTGTACAGATGGTCGTGTTCTTCCTTGGTGCTTGGGTCACCATGAAGTACATCTGGCCACCGCTGATTCACGCGATTGAAGAGCGGCAGAAGAAGATTGCTGACGGCTTGGCTGCAGCCAACAAGGGCGAGAAAGCCCTTGCTGTGGCTACCGAGCAGGGCAAGGCCATTGAAGCGGCCGCTCGCGCCCGCGCTTCCACCATCGTCGCCGATGGCGAAAAGCGTGCGCTTGCGATCGTTGAAGATGCCAAGGCTCAGGCTACGGTTGAAGCCGATCGCATCATCGAGTCCGCTAAGGCTGAAGCTGCCACGCAGGTTCAGCGCGCTCGCGATCAGCTCCGCGATCAGGTGGCTGCGCTTGCTGTCCAGGGTGCTGAACAGATTCTTGCTCGTGAAGTCGACAAGAACGTTCATGCTCAACTGCTTGATCAACTGAAGGCGAAGCTCTAA
- a CDS encoding F0F1 ATP synthase subunit delta, whose translation MAELSTIARPYAEGLMEALQERKASAEEMTRVLDAVAQLAQVARDPQVNQLAGDPGLTEDQLYGVLDGMLDADQPAEVKNLLRVVIQNGRIDALPEIARQFRILKNRSEGVADAFIETAFPLTDDELKELLEALAKKFPGVKLHPVVSVEKELIGGVRVHVGDKLLDASIRARLSQMKTALTA comes from the coding sequence ATGGCGGAACTTTCTACGATAGCGCGCCCTTACGCTGAAGGCCTCATGGAGGCCCTCCAGGAGCGTAAAGCCAGCGCAGAAGAAATGACTCGGGTACTTGACGCTGTTGCGCAGCTCGCGCAGGTGGCTCGTGATCCTCAGGTCAATCAGCTCGCGGGTGATCCCGGACTTACGGAAGATCAGCTTTATGGCGTGCTTGACGGCATGCTTGACGCAGATCAGCCGGCAGAAGTCAAGAATCTGCTTCGCGTCGTGATTCAGAACGGGCGCATTGACGCGCTGCCTGAAATCGCGCGGCAATTCCGCATCCTGAAGAACCGTTCCGAAGGTGTTGCTGACGCCTTTATCGAGACGGCCTTCCCGCTCACCGATGATGAGCTGAAGGAACTGCTGGAAGCGCTAGCGAAGAAGTTCCCGGGAGTGAAGCTTCACCCGGTCGTCTCGGTCGAGAAGGAATTGATCGGTGGCGTGCGCGTGCACGTTGGCGACAAGCTCCTCGACGCCTCGATCCGCGCGCGTCTCAGTCAGATGAAGACGGCGCTTACCGCATAA
- the atpA gene encoding F0F1 ATP synthase subunit alpha, with translation MQLNPSEISELLKKRIEGLGVSADLRTQGTVVSLSDGIARIHGLSDVMQGEMLEFPGEVYGLALNLERDSVGAVILGDYEGISEGDTVKTTGRILSVPVGRELIGRVVNALGQPIDGKGPIEAKEFDVIEKVAPGVIDRQSVSQPVQTGLKSIDSMVPIGRGQRELIIGDRQTGKTAVAIDTIINQKGKDLICVYVAIGQKASTIANVVAKLEENGAMDYTIVVAATASESAAMQYIAPYAGATMGEYFRDRGEDSLIVYDDLTKQAWAYRQISLLLRRPPGREAYPGDVFYLHSRLLERAARVNPTYVERFTKGAVKGKTGSMTALPIIETQAGDVTAFVPTNVISITDGQIFLETDLFNAGIRPAINPGISVSRVGGAAQTKVIKKLGGGVRLALAQYRALAAFAQFASDLDEVTRKQLERGRMVTELMKQPQYQPLQVWEEALVLYAVNNGYYDDVNVGDAMKVERAMREYLKTHYADLVDSIETNKALSKEDEERLKGAIAEFKKNGAV, from the coding sequence ATGCAACTCAATCCCAGTGAAATCAGTGAACTGCTGAAGAAGCGTATCGAAGGCCTCGGCGTTTCTGCTGATCTTCGCACACAGGGCACCGTGGTCTCGCTGTCCGACGGCATTGCTCGTATTCACGGTCTGAGCGACGTGATGCAGGGCGAAATGCTGGAGTTCCCGGGTGAGGTTTATGGCCTCGCTCTGAACCTCGAACGCGATTCCGTCGGCGCCGTTATTCTCGGTGACTACGAAGGTATTTCCGAAGGCGACACGGTGAAGACCACCGGCCGCATTCTTTCGGTTCCGGTCGGCCGTGAGCTGATCGGCCGCGTTGTCAACGCCCTCGGCCAGCCTATTGACGGCAAGGGGCCGATTGAAGCCAAGGAATTTGACGTTATCGAAAAGGTCGCCCCTGGCGTCATCGATCGTCAGTCCGTTTCTCAGCCGGTGCAGACGGGCCTCAAGTCCATCGACTCGATGGTGCCGATTGGTCGTGGTCAGCGTGAGCTGATCATTGGCGACCGTCAGACGGGTAAGACCGCTGTCGCCATTGACACGATCATTAACCAGAAGGGTAAGGATCTGATCTGCGTTTACGTCGCTATCGGTCAGAAGGCCTCTACCATCGCCAATGTCGTCGCCAAGCTCGAAGAGAATGGCGCTATGGACTACACCATTGTCGTTGCCGCTACGGCTTCCGAGTCTGCTGCCATGCAGTACATCGCTCCGTACGCCGGCGCCACGATGGGTGAATACTTCCGCGACCGCGGCGAAGACTCCCTGATCGTTTACGATGACTTGACCAAGCAGGCTTGGGCATATCGTCAGATCTCCCTGCTGCTGCGTCGTCCGCCTGGACGTGAAGCCTATCCTGGCGACGTTTTCTACCTGCACAGCCGTCTGCTCGAACGTGCTGCCCGCGTGAATCCCACGTACGTGGAACGCTTCACCAAGGGTGCCGTCAAGGGTAAGACTGGTTCGATGACCGCTTTGCCGATCATTGAAACGCAGGCAGGTGACGTCACCGCGTTCGTTCCGACCAACGTGATTTCGATTACCGACGGCCAGATCTTCCTTGAAACTGACCTCTTCAATGCCGGTATTCGTCCTGCTATCAACCCGGGCATTTCGGTGTCCCGCGTCGGTGGTGCGGCTCAGACCAAGGTCATCAAGAAGCTTGGCGGCGGTGTTCGTCTCGCCCTGGCTCAGTACCGCGCTCTCGCGGCCTTCGCTCAGTTCGCCTCTGATTTGGACGAAGTGACCCGCAAGCAGCTCGAACGCGGCCGCATGGTTACCGAACTCATGAAGCAGCCTCAGTATCAGCCGCTTCAGGTTTGGGAAGAGGCTCTCGTGCTGTATGCCGTCAACAACGGCTACTACGACGATGTCAACGTGGGTGACGCCATGAAGGTTGAACGTGCAATGCGCGAATACCTCAAGACTCACTACGCTGATCTTGTTGACTCGATCGAAACCAATAAGGCCCTCTCCAAAGAAGATGAAGAGCGCTTGAAGGGTGCTATCGCCGAGTTCAAGAAGAACGGCGCTGTCTAA
- the atpG gene encoding F0F1 ATP synthase subunit gamma → MPSTKEIRGKIKSVQNTRKITKAMEMVAASKMRKAQDRMHAARPYGDKIRVICSHLARANVTDYRHPFLNQNEGAKKVGIILVSTDKGLAGALNTNIQRVLLQRMREWSAEGIQVEASALGNKGLGFLQRLGVPVLSQAVQLGDRPSIDRLIGAIAVQIEAYKEGKVDKVYLCYSRFVNAMKQIPVVEQLLPLSDEQLSAEEPQRKFSWDYIYEPDAQTVLDELLRRYVEALIYQAVAENMASEQSARMVAMKAASDNAKKLIDDLQLVYNKTRQAGITKEITEIVGGAAAVSS, encoded by the coding sequence ATGCCCAGTACAAAGGAAATTCGCGGCAAGATCAAGAGCGTGCAGAACACGCGAAAGATCACCAAAGCGATGGAGATGGTTGCGGCCTCGAAAATGCGCAAGGCGCAGGATCGGATGCACGCTGCCCGCCCGTACGGCGACAAGATTCGAGTAATCTGCTCGCATCTTGCTCGCGCGAACGTGACGGACTATCGTCATCCGTTCCTGAATCAGAATGAAGGCGCCAAGAAGGTGGGCATTATTCTCGTGTCCACCGACAAGGGCCTTGCCGGTGCTCTCAATACGAACATTCAGCGTGTACTTTTGCAGCGCATGCGCGAATGGTCGGCTGAGGGCATTCAGGTTGAAGCTTCCGCCCTTGGCAACAAGGGCCTTGGCTTCCTTCAGCGCTTGGGAGTTCCCGTGCTGAGCCAAGCGGTTCAGCTCGGTGACCGCCCGTCGATTGACCGTCTGATTGGAGCCATCGCTGTTCAGATTGAAGCGTATAAGGAAGGGAAGGTCGATAAGGTCTATCTCTGCTACAGCCGCTTTGTGAACGCGATGAAGCAGATCCCGGTCGTTGAGCAGCTTCTGCCCCTTTCGGACGAACAGCTTTCGGCCGAGGAGCCTCAGCGCAAATTCTCGTGGGATTACATCTACGAGCCTGACGCCCAAACCGTTCTCGACGAGCTGCTCCGCCGCTACGTCGAGGCATTGATTTACCAGGCGGTTGCAGAAAATATGGCCTCTGAACAAAGCGCCCGTATGGTCGCTATGAAGGCCGCTTCTGACAATGCGAAGAAGCTTATTGACGATCTGCAGCTCGTCTACAACAAGACTCGCCAGGCCGGCATTACGAAGGAAATCACCGAAATCGTCGGTGGTGCCGCCGCCGTGTCTTCTTAA
- the atpD gene encoding F0F1 ATP synthase subunit beta gives MSIGQIVQVIGAVVDIEFPRDAMPKIYEALVLKNDDANSLAEQGLVFEVEQQLGDGVVRTIAMGSSEGLRRGMSVESTGREISVPVGPKTLGRIMDVLGRPIDDCGAIEAEEIRPIHNEAPKFDDLSPSVDLLETGIKVIDLICPFAKGGKVGLFGGAGVGKTVNMMELINNIAKQYGGYSVFAGVGERTREGNDFYHEMGESKVLDKVAMVFGQMNEPPGNRLRVALTGLTMAEAFRDEGRDILLFIDNIYRYTLAGTEVSALLGRMPSAVGYQPTLAEEMGKLQERIASTKTGSITSIQAVYVPADDLTDPSPATTFGHLDATVVLSRDIAALGIYPAVDPLDSTSRQVDPNIIGVEHYTTARRVQETLQRYKELRDIIAILGMDELAPEDKLVVQRARKIQNFLSQPFHVAEVFTGAPGKYVPLKETIRGFKMIVDGECDELPEQAFYMVGTIDEAFEKAKTLK, from the coding sequence ATGAGTATCGGACAGATCGTTCAGGTGATCGGCGCGGTCGTGGATATTGAATTCCCGCGCGACGCGATGCCGAAGATTTACGAAGCGCTCGTCCTTAAGAACGACGACGCGAACTCCCTCGCCGAACAGGGCCTGGTGTTTGAGGTCGAGCAGCAGCTCGGTGATGGTGTTGTCCGCACCATTGCGATGGGCTCGTCTGAAGGCCTTCGCCGCGGCATGTCTGTCGAATCTACCGGCCGCGAAATCTCGGTGCCGGTTGGTCCGAAGACCCTCGGCCGCATCATGGACGTTCTTGGCCGCCCGATCGACGACTGCGGTGCGATCGAGGCCGAGGAAATCCGTCCGATTCACAATGAAGCCCCGAAGTTTGACGACCTTTCTCCGTCCGTTGACCTTCTTGAAACCGGCATTAAGGTTATTGACCTGATTTGCCCGTTCGCCAAGGGCGGTAAAGTCGGTCTGTTCGGCGGCGCCGGTGTGGGCAAGACCGTCAACATGATGGAGCTCATCAACAACATCGCTAAGCAGTACGGCGGCTACTCTGTGTTTGCTGGCGTTGGCGAGCGTACTCGCGAAGGCAACGACTTCTACCATGAAATGGGCGAGTCGAAGGTTCTCGATAAGGTCGCCATGGTGTTCGGTCAGATGAACGAACCCCCGGGAAACCGTCTCCGCGTTGCTCTTACGGGCCTGACGATGGCAGAAGCTTTCCGTGACGAAGGCCGCGACATTCTGCTCTTCATCGACAACATCTACCGCTACACCCTTGCGGGTACCGAAGTGTCCGCACTGCTCGGCCGTATGCCGTCTGCCGTGGGTTATCAGCCGACTCTGGCCGAGGAAATGGGTAAGCTTCAGGAGCGTATTGCCTCCACGAAGACCGGTTCCATTACGTCGATTCAGGCCGTTTACGTTCCTGCTGACGACTTGACTGACCCGTCTCCGGCGACGACCTTCGGTCACCTTGATGCGACGGTCGTGCTTTCGCGTGATATTGCTGCTCTCGGTATTTATCCGGCTGTTGACCCGCTCGACTCCACGTCCCGCCAGGTCGACCCGAACATTATCGGTGTTGAGCATTACACGACGGCTCGTCGCGTTCAGGAAACCCTGCAGCGCTATAAGGAGCTTCGCGACATTATTGCCATTCTCGGCATGGATGAACTTGCTCCTGAAGATAAGCTGGTGGTGCAGCGCGCTCGTAAGATCCAGAACTTCCTCTCGCAGCCGTTCCACGTTGCTGAGGTCTTCACTGGTGCTCCCGGCAAGTATGTTCCGCTCAAGGAAACCATCCGCGGCTTCAAGATGATTGTTGATGGCGAATGTGATGAGCTGCCCGAACAGGCGTTCTACATGGTCGGTACCATTGACGAAGCCTTCGAGAAGGCGAAGACCCTCAAGTAA
- a CDS encoding F0F1 ATP synthase subunit epsilon — protein sequence MATIKVDVVSAEEHIFSGEAELVSLPGTSGELGIMPGHLPLITLIRPGFVRVHKPGESEVEQIFVAGGVLEVQPDRVTVLADTAVRSKDLDEARAKEALAAAEASRATATGSIEIARIEAEIAALVAELAVIKKLRSKL from the coding sequence ATGGCTACCATTAAAGTCGACGTCGTCAGCGCCGAAGAACATATCTTCTCCGGCGAGGCCGAACTCGTGTCGCTGCCCGGAACGTCTGGCGAACTTGGCATCATGCCGGGGCATCTCCCGCTTATCACTCTGATTCGTCCGGGTTTTGTGCGCGTACACAAGCCTGGTGAATCAGAAGTTGAGCAGATCTTTGTTGCGGGTGGTGTTCTGGAGGTTCAGCCTGATCGAGTCACCGTTCTGGCCGATACCGCAGTCCGCAGCAAGGATCTTGACGAAGCTCGCGCCAAGGAAGCCCTTGCCGCAGCGGAAGCGTCCCGGGCGACTGCTACGGGCAGCATCGAGATTGCCCGCATCGAAGCGGAAATCGCTGCTCTGGTTGCGGAGCTCGCAGTTATCAAGAAACTGCGCAGCAAGCTCTGA
- a CDS encoding universal stress protein, which translates to MSAVKILVTTDGSNLSDKAVDTAIGLAEQVGGSVVGMTAVLTPAPAGGFEDEDPVVKERLEAISRKAAEAEVPCEVIAEHAETVAQGVLACAARCNATYIVMASRGLGTFGALLLGSETQKVLSQADRPVLIVR; encoded by the coding sequence ATGAGCGCAGTTAAGATCCTCGTAACGACGGACGGTTCTAATTTAAGCGACAAGGCGGTGGATACCGCCATCGGACTTGCTGAACAGGTGGGCGGCTCGGTAGTCGGCATGACGGCCGTGCTTACACCGGCTCCGGCTGGCGGCTTCGAGGACGAAGATCCTGTCGTCAAGGAGCGTCTTGAAGCTATTTCCCGCAAGGCTGCCGAAGCGGAGGTTCCCTGCGAGGTAATTGCCGAGCATGCTGAAACGGTTGCGCAGGGAGTGCTTGCCTGTGCCGCAAGATGCAATGCCACGTATATCGTGATGGCAAGCCGCGGACTTGGAACTTTCGGCGCGCTGCTTTTGGGCAGTGAGACGCAGAAAGTGCTCAGTCAGGCGGATCGTCCGGTACTGATTGTCCGCTGA